ATTCGCACTAAGATCTGTCTCAATTATGTTGTAATAAAGTTCTGTGACTTCTGAActcctttatttatttgattaccTAGCTTAATcataatccacataatcttaagttcagtcgggacccataattgtggacctcgaggagtgcttAATACTTTCTCTTTGAGTCAACTTGAGCCCTTAcacgatctttggtggcgttgactagtcaaacaaagtcatttgcataataggtgccctaacgcaccttataccgttaggtggcgactctcctcttttaatacgtCATAAAAAAGAATGGTCACATGAAGAAGCCCAATTTTGCgagaaaaatggggcgcgacactaattatgcttatgtctgggtagttttaggcttacactATATTTTGTTGACACTGTTATTTGATTATGCTTACTAATTTCCTTGAATAGAGCTGAGATTTGGggatttcaagaatttaaaaatTTCTAGTAGAATTTCTTGTTTTGGAAAGAATTGAGGGATATTATAATAACTTGAGGAATCTATGTTCAACCGcatcgcaagtatattccgcgagcggggtaaatttccaCTGCTCTCATGGGAGCGAGTCATTCTCCTCGGCAGgttaataaatgcatctatgattcgtgttgttcgaccctcggcattgcacacaatatatttatatgtattttggatcgggtcgtacgtcctcggcataattcgtgcgtactAATACTGGGAGCCTTATTatgtttgatattgttttacTGACTTGAGAGGTTATATGGTTAAATGAGGAAAATTAATTTGGTGCTTACTATTGGTgaaaggattatttatttatttcttgcttTCGAGTTCTATTATCATGTATATACCCAatgtttaattagaatttttatatatattattgttggcccatagtaagtgtcgaagtcgacccctcgtcactacttcttcgaggttagactagatacttattgggtacatgttatttatgtactcacgctacacttctgcactaaatatgtaggacctgaggcaggtgcatctggatatcagtctGGCACGCATCCTTGACTACTACGATACTttgtggtgagctgccttccgagcccgttctgcagcagccgaagtcttctttttgctttattttctgtctatctcGTTTCAGACAGCAgtgtagtactcttttgtatattctactagtagctcatatacttgtgacatgAGGTCTTGGAGatttatgctagtagacacttgatggTTTTGGGTTATTTTACCTGTCTCACTTGCTTTAAAAATTTTgatctctcatttttattaaactcTTACTTCTTAATTATGCATaaattaaaaatcaactatttcaaatCTTTAAAAGACAAGATCACGAAGTTAGTTCAcggttggcttgtctagcattaACGTTGGGCACCATTacgacctataggagaaattgggtcgtgacaactttaTTTCAAAAAGAGCACATTTATTTACAATTACAGTATTTTCTAAAGATCATTTATGTTTGTCTTCAAATTTTAAAATACAATCCACAATTTAAGGAATTAATTTTGAACCATATTAATCTATTATCTCCCATGATTAATCTAAACTTATCAATTTCCTATGAAAGTTCCCCCCTAATAGGTTGCTTTAGAATTTCCATTTTCCATTATTATACCAAACACAGTCTAAAGTAATCCACATTTTTATTCCGTGTTTGAAggtgtatatatacatatgtgatatatttttacaaggtaattttaaatatcttgtgatgaatatattatatatatttgaatatacTAAACCTATTTTATGTTTATTCAacgtatatttttgtatatatgacgtataaaaatatatacatatttgatatatgtattatatatatttaatgtaTATACTTATATATACTTGATGAGATCAATATATAGTTTAagtatatttgatatttgaaatatatactccgtatatgtgatatattttaaatttatatttgatgtACATTATGTACAAACAATAacatataagtatataaatatACTATTAGGATATTGAAACAAACACAtttacgcaaaccttacccctaccctgggtagagaggttgtttccgatagaccctcggctccctccctccaagaactcccaccttgctcttAGTTGAAAGTGGAgagtgctcaccactagagcaacccgcTCTTATCATTTGATGTACATTATATTCACACAATAACATGGCATATATGTTATAAATATACTATAAGGATGTTGAAGCAAACACACGACGCTAAAAATCTTAAACATGTGTTGACATATCCCATTCCCTGCTATGTTGAGCCAAAATTGTGAATCATCTATTGCGGAAGAAATAAACTAGATATTTTAGTTGTTTGCTTCCTACTAGTTGCTTCTCATCACTTTATATAATATATGGAATATTTGGAATATCAAGAATTATGGCCCTTACGAATATTGCAATTGTTTGATGCTAAGGATGTTAATATCTTAATTGAGGAGAACCGGCGTAACTGAAACTCTCTGGATGCGTGATTTAAGGTACGTGGTTTAAAAATTTCTTGCTaggaatataattatttaattgccTTGTGTGTAAAATACCTAATGCTGCTACATCTTAGAAAATTTTCCTAAAATTTTGCCTAATTACGTTTTTACTCTAATAATTATGAGAATTGGGCTAGGTAGTTGGGAAGAATTTGGACAAGGTGTTTGGGTTATTTTAAAGGTATTTTGcgcgcgtatatatatatatatatatatatatatatatatatatatatatataaaacttattttcactattttagctaggtttttctatttatagaaaataatttcttacaaaatatatacaaatcaggtCAAAAgctacaatttatatacaacttgAATATAATTGTACAAGATCGGGTTAAAAgctacaatttacatacaacttATATACAATTATATTAGTTGTATATATTTTGCATCTCGTTTATAATTTATACACcagacatacaaaatatatacaatttatttatttattcttcttCTAGTTTCAATTTAAAATTTCAACCAAAACCAACTCGAATTTTCATTAAATTCTcttaaaattgagatataaatttcaagatattcccaattatttgcaataatacccaatcaaaataaataacaatttcaCAAGAACTGATTTTCGAATTCAAAcctttgaattattttaatgcTTGTCCATGAAGTTGTTAATAGATTAACAAGATTTCCAATTCAATCTGTCCACTTCTAATTTAGAAGCTAAAGAAAAAGGGTTTTGGCAGCAGAACTAGCATTCCCTATtgaattattttatatataattaataaattatatatcaaattataattaatttaaaaccTCTCTAATGGAGTAATAAAAATTTTAATATAGTACAGCTAAGTAATAAGTCATATTTTAATTGCTATTGTATGTGGTTAAAATAAGAGCGATTGAAGGAATAACTTTATAAAAGTTAGgtaaaaattgacttaatatttgtcacacccctttttaccacccaccaaagaaaataaagtaatttgTAAAGTTCAAAcggtttttaaaattaaaagtgacaaaatatttgtttaaaagggATTTTCTTGGAGTCACCACTTGACATAATCACGGTGTGCCAAgtcaccattttaaaaacaattcTCCCTTAAAAACATATTTGACTCCAAAAAATATAAATGACTCCCGAGTCCCATGAAAGTCACTGCTGCATACATAATCGGGAATCTTACAGAAATATCCCCAAAAAGTCATAACTTACTAACTtctagccattaatcatagacttacgaaaattagccaaacacatataaaaattaataaCCCAAagaaataaggttctttctcttcACGAATCACAGAcaaagatctccttccatatttttaagcgtgattagcaatattagatgcaagacggaaaggaaatttcatggatgagatagcaaataaggtgataaaATACGAAAAAATATACATGCAAGATTCcaaaaatataagaatttttttttttcgatgggtatgattgagattcattgaaaacatatagacgagtcaatatacaaaatttgagaaagattggaggtgatttagtatcaaaattcgtaattaaagtCGAGTTTAAAAAATTCTTCTGCGGCACATGTATATCATATGcaagtatacatggatatacatgtgatacacatttgatacagtatatatatatatatatatatatacaaaaaagatacatatgtgatacacaaattatacacagtgtgatacacatatcatttttttcatgttcatcttctacttcgaattttcaattcaaaccacctcaaaactccaccaaatcatctcaaaattgagattcaagctccttaaattgtacccaatctattctaataatacctgctcaaaagaaagcaaaaaaattgatctttttttggctacaaataactaattggctaatattgataatatttgactaatattagtaataGTTTACGAATTGATCAATTTTTGTAATAAattacttataaatggacatagttCGTATTTTCCTTACATaatctagttggcttttaaaaatATTCGAATTGTGGCAAAACAcacgaaaagaaaaataaacacaaaacaTGGTTCGAAGTTGACCATacctaaataaaaaaaaataaaaggaaagtaCTAAAAATCCTAAACTAACGCTCCCACGATGAGTTTGGTTTTGGCCTCTGTTTACATGTACTATAAGACATTCCccttattaaaatatttaaaagattcTCGGGAATTCCCTAGATAAAACAATAAATTAAGAGACAACCTCACCtcgaataaaataaaaagacctAAAGTTTGCCTATCCTTTGTCGCCACATAAATCCTATTTTGgcgacttttgaaacttgtgtggcGACTTGTCTGATTTCTTGTAGTGTTAAAAGACTTCTGAACAGCTTCACAAAAGCAAAACTACAAAAGTCCCAACGAACCGGAAACACCGAACGACAATAAACAACAGCAACGAACTCGAAACAACCTCGCATCAAACTCCATCTTTGAAAACCAGATTCGAAAGAAGAAActgatatttttttatatatattttcgaGTTTGAAATAGAAACTAGACTAGAGAAAAccccaaaattttgaaaagtgaACTCCCAGAAGAAGTTTTGAAACCCTAAACCTCTGCCTTTTTCTCTCCCATTTACTGAACCTTCTCTTAATAATGAAAAATTACACAAGGAAACAAAATATAGAAAAAACTAAAACAGTCAAACCTTTCTATAACAATTTCTTTTGTTcgatttggatttttttttggctCTACTATAGTGAAGTGCCATTATAACATAATAATCAGTCCGAGAAAACCCGACTTTTATAATGAATAACTATTATATAGAGATATTTTAATAGAGAGGTCTGACCGTAAAATGAAAACAGATCATCTTCACAAATTGTTAAACTTAATAAGACATCAATGAAAAGAGCAAGTCACGAGTTACAATCGTTCCTACAACATTGAGTGAACAATTTTGAAGTCAGACAAAAGAGGGTCAGAACCAAAGCTTAGGTTCCCTAAGGGAATAGCAACTGACATAGTTTAAAAGTAGAGGGTCTGTCTTCATATCATTCTTTGAGAACCCTCACTGCAGCATACTTGTTACCCCTTCTAAGATATCCCATAATTATAAGATCGTACATGACAGGCGTAGGCTTCAGGttaaatttcttcaaatcatttaTCATATCATATGCGCCTTTAAAATTGTTCATTCCCACAAACAACTTTATCATCATCTCAATGGTCTCGCAATCTGGCTTGATTTGGTGGCGAAGTATCAATGAATATATTTCATAAACCAAATGACCATGCTTATAGAATTTACGACATTGATATAGTATGGTATTAACTGTCTCGGACTGTAATGTCACACCAGCTTCACACATCCTATTAGTCACTCCTAGTGCAGTATCTATCTTATCTGCGTTACAACAGTAGTTAAGAAGCTTATGAAATTGGGAATAAGTTGGAACAAGCTTAAACATATCATGTAAACAGTAGAATTTATGGACAATTTCATCAATACATAAATGTCGCAAGCTAGTTGCATAATAGTAAATGCATTCTGAGATTTTTTCTGTTCCAATATCACTTGTTGCTAACTCACAAAGAATTTTCCACCCCAAGTCTTGGTCCGGCAAGTCATCATAGACGTTGTTCATTGACAAGATATAGAAGATGTTTGCCATACAATACATAGATGAAAATTTTGTTATGTCAGCAGCGTCTAAAAGCATCGAAGCTTCAACACTTCAGTCATATTCACATAGTGCTAACAGATAGTTTTCTAGAATGGCGGATTTATTAATACCATCATAATGTTTAAAATCATTGACGAGTTGTTTTATTTTATCTCGCCTTCCCTTTACAATCCAAAGCAACATGTTGTAGTAAGCTAATCTTGGATGTGAATCAGCATTATTTCCATCTATTATTAGGTCACGGTAAAAGTGAAACTTGTTTAGCATACCAAAATCAATAAAATACTGAAGAATGTGAAGATAGCTCTCCTCTTCTAGTTGGAAACCTTGCTCCTTAATTGATTCAAGAAGTTGACAATCTTTTGAAAACTCACCTATATCGTTGGTGTATCTGGCATTGTGTACGCATTCTCTTATTTGAGCATTGACTTCGTCTACATAATTGGATTGTATTAGAGTATTATACCCTAATCCCAATTTACCAAACATAAAATCAGTCCTCAATACAGTACCGGTAGACTTTTTAGAACATATAGTTGTTGTATACAGTTTTGGCGAATAAATAGCTGAATTAAACTTCAAGGAAAGGGCAGTGGCTGAACGGAATAAAGACACTAGGGTTTTGAATTTGGGCGCAGCCATTCTTCTTGATATTGGAGTGGTAAAGTTTTGTGATAAGAGTGGTGATTTACAACTAGAATTGTGCTTGGGAAGCAAATTAATTGTGAGAATAACCCTACTTTCTATCTGCATACTATTGTGCGTGAGTGCCTATGTGAGACGTGAATGAAGGTTTATTATCACTTTTATCCCATatcagaaattatttatatttggtagccagaaatttgtataaaatttatataatttttgtatataacatacaaaatatatatatacaatttttttttttatttttttagctattattttgagagcggctatgCAGTGTCATTTTTCTGttgctgatttcgaaaaaaaaagagtaaaaacattcgaaaaaagaaatcttttttttatggccaaacggcCCTAAGAGTGGACAATGTGTGTTGTATCATGTATGTCTAAATAGAATGATTTATGCCAAAATAAAGTGGAGTGTGTGCGCGCCATTGTatattgaaaaacaaaaatgacgtGTGTAGTGTGCCATGTTAGTTGGTTAATTGatcttttccatttctttttcttttaaataaaaatagctACGTAGAATACTATACTCATTAtctaaagttcaaaaataaataaataactataTTAAAGAAGTATAACTACTactcaatatttaataaaaatctacAACTTAAAATCACACTAAACtaataagtaaaaatattttttgaaacttttctttttatcttttgtaaaaataaaatgtcaagactatttttgtattatttttaaaACCAAAACTAACTAGACAAAATACCAATaagctaaaataaaagaaaatatttttgtaattttaaagataaaataaagcaaaaagtaaaaaaataattaaaatagcaATGTTAGGCCTAAAATAAACATCTAAGCTCTAAATAGTATAAAATTTCATgaagggtcaaaaattacatatcTACAATATTTATAagtaataatttatttaaaattcaataagttatttctttttgaatttatagtccctaaactcaaaattttaacttCGCCTCTTTGCAGTGGGTAGGTCAAGTACCTACTAGCTAACATTAACGTTGAGACCTTTTCAAGGATTCAAAGGCCAACTATTTAAGGAGGTAGTTGGAGGCTAAAGAGAGATTCTTGGAATAATTCCAGTTTGTGAGGTCCATGACTCAACTGGTCCAAAAATCTTATCAACCACAAGATAACATATCAATTTTAATGAACAAACGTTTCTCCTTTTAAGCCAAGATTTTATTTGCTATTCTCATTATTTGTCATTAATAATTCAACATTGCCTTTAATGATTAGACATTTGAGGATTCTTTGTAGGCCTCGCAAATTTTTCATGCCAAAAACATGTGAATTAGTTCAACTACAGAAATATtctaacaaaaattcataacattatatttataaaatgtaATTAATGAAAGATTCGTATTACAAAATGTCCACGCAAACGAGGGTGGGTCAAGTAGGGACGATAGGTTTCTAGTATGACAAGCTTTTTAATAAGGGGTGCATATGCAGAGGCACAATCAAAGTTTAAAGTTACTGAGttcggaattctagttctttaaaattattgagttctaaattagcaatttatacatatttaataaatttcttaaaataaatatatagtttGAACTAAAGTTACTAGGCCGGTCGAACCCGTAACATGTACACTGGCTCCGCCTCTTGTTCACATGCCACCTTAGGCAAAGCCCACGAACATAATTTCACATGATATACGCGCTTTTAAAATTCGATCTGGCATAACCCGAAGGACAAATCCGTGTGGGCCCAAAACCAAAACGAAGTCATGAGCTTTAGTCGTGACATCATATTTCTATATTTCGGGTAAAATGTAC
The sequence above is drawn from the Nicotiana tabacum cultivar K326 chromosome 13, ASM71507v2, whole genome shotgun sequence genome and encodes:
- the LOC142168349 gene encoding pentatricopeptide repeat-containing protein At4g04790, mitochondrial-like codes for the protein MAAPKFKTLVSLFRSATALSLKFNSAIYSPKLYTTTICSKKSTGTVLRTDFMFGKLGLGYNTLIQSNYVDEVNAQIRECVHNARYTNDIGEFSKDCQLLESIKEQGFQLEEESYLHILQYFIDFGMLNKFHFYRDLIIDGNNADSHPRLAYYNMLLWIVKGRRDKIKQLVNDFKHYDDAADITKFSSMYCMANIFYILSMNNVYDDLPDQDLGWKILCELATSDIGTEKISECIYYYATSLRHLCIDEIVHKFYCLHDMFKLVPTYSQFHKLLNYCCNADKIDTALGVTNRMCEAGVTLQSETVNTILYQCRKFYKHGHLVYEIYSLILRHQIKPDCETIEMMIKLFVGMNNFKGAYDMINDLKKFNLKPTPVMYDLIIMGYLRRGNKYAAVRVLKE